One window from the genome of Metabacillus flavus encodes:
- the asnS gene encoding asparagine--tRNA ligase: MKTTISQVHKFTGKEVTIGAWIANKRSSGKIAFLQLRDGTGFMQGVVVKAEVPEEVFQKAKSVTQETSVYVTGIIREDERSPFGYEMGVTNVEVIHEATDYPITPKEHGTEFLMDHRHLWLRSKRQHSVMKIRNEIIRATYEFFNNEGFAKVDPPILTGSAPEGTSELFHTKYFDEDAYLSQSGQLYMEAAAMALGKVFSFGPTFRAEKSKTRRHLIEFWMIEPEMAFYEFEDNLIVQENYVSFIVQSVLKNCSLELNTLGRDVSKLENIKAPFPRITYDDALKMLHEKGFEDIQWGDDFGAPHETAIAESFDKPVFITHYPTSLKPFYMQPAKDREDVVLCADLIAPEGYGEIIGGSERIHDQALLQQRLEEHGLERDAYKWYLELRKYGSVPHSGFGLGLERTVAWISGVEHVRESIPFPRLLNRLYP; this comes from the coding sequence TTGAAAACAACCATTTCACAAGTACACAAATTTACAGGAAAAGAAGTTACCATTGGAGCTTGGATCGCCAATAAACGTTCAAGCGGAAAGATTGCCTTTTTGCAGCTGAGAGACGGAACAGGCTTCATGCAAGGCGTTGTGGTTAAAGCAGAGGTGCCTGAAGAGGTATTCCAGAAAGCAAAATCTGTGACACAGGAAACGTCTGTATATGTTACAGGCATAATCAGAGAGGACGAGCGTTCTCCATTCGGTTATGAAATGGGTGTCACAAATGTAGAAGTCATCCATGAAGCAACGGACTATCCGATAACACCTAAAGAGCATGGAACAGAATTCCTGATGGATCATCGTCATCTATGGCTTAGATCTAAGCGTCAGCACAGTGTCATGAAAATAAGAAATGAAATCATTCGTGCAACATACGAATTTTTTAATAATGAAGGGTTTGCAAAAGTTGATCCCCCAATTCTGACTGGAAGTGCGCCGGAGGGAACTTCAGAACTATTCCATACAAAATATTTCGATGAGGATGCTTACCTTTCCCAAAGCGGCCAGCTGTATATGGAAGCAGCAGCGATGGCATTGGGAAAAGTATTTTCATTTGGTCCGACATTCCGTGCCGAAAAATCCAAAACTCGCCGCCACTTGATTGAATTTTGGATGATTGAACCTGAAATGGCGTTTTACGAATTCGAAGATAACTTAATTGTCCAGGAAAATTACGTATCATTTATCGTCCAAAGTGTTTTGAAAAATTGCAGCTTGGAATTAAATACATTGGGAAGAGATGTTTCTAAACTGGAAAACATCAAAGCTCCTTTCCCGAGAATTACGTATGATGATGCATTGAAAATGCTCCATGAAAAGGGATTTGAGGACATTCAATGGGGAGATGATTTCGGGGCGCCACATGAAACAGCGATTGCCGAAAGCTTTGATAAACCTGTTTTTATCACTCATTATCCAACGTCTCTTAAGCCATTTTACATGCAGCCTGCCAAAGACCGTGAAGACGTGGTTCTATGTGCAGATTTGATTGCACCTGAAGGGTACGGAGAAATCATCGGCGGTTCTGAAAGAATCCATGACCAGGCACTTCTTCAGCAGCGCCTGGAAGAACATGGACTGGAAAGGGACGCCTATAAATGGTATCTTGAACTTCGCAAGTACGGTTCCGTCCCGCACTCAGGCTTCGGTCTCGGCCTAGAACGGACAGTAGCCTGGATCAGCGGTGTGGAGCATGTTCGCGAATCCATTCCGTTTCCAAGACTGCTCAACCGCTTGTATCCTTAA
- a CDS encoding pyridoxal phosphate-dependent aminotransferase, whose amino-acid sequence MELAKRAASLTPSTTLAITAKAKELKAAGHDVIGLGAGEPDFNTPQAIINAAVTSMEDGFTKYTPSGGLKELKDAIIEKFKNDQNLDYAPAEIIVCTGAKHALYTLFQVILNDGDEVIVPSPYWVSYPEQVKLAGGVPIIIEGTEENQFKITPEQIGHAANSRTKAVIINSPSNPTGMIYTEEELKAIGDACEKHGLLIVSDEIYEKLIYGDASHVSIAQISPSLKERTIVINGVSKSHSMTGWRIGYAAGPKKIISAMTNLASHSTSNPASMAQYGAIEAYRGSQEPVEEMRKAFESRLNETYEQLIKIPGFTCIKPQGAFYLFANASEAAKMTGHNSVDAFVEALLEEEKVALVPGSGFGSPEHVRLSYATSQDLLTEAITRIKRYTEKNKA is encoded by the coding sequence ATGGAATTAGCGAAAAGAGCGGCTTCATTAACACCTTCAACCACATTGGCAATAACAGCCAAAGCAAAAGAGCTCAAAGCAGCAGGACATGATGTAATCGGACTTGGAGCGGGAGAACCGGATTTTAATACGCCCCAAGCCATCATCAATGCAGCTGTAACTTCAATGGAAGATGGATTCACCAAATATACTCCTTCCGGTGGACTGAAGGAATTAAAAGACGCCATCATTGAGAAGTTTAAAAATGATCAGAACCTTGATTATGCACCAGCGGAGATTATCGTTTGTACTGGTGCAAAGCACGCTCTTTATACCTTGTTTCAAGTCATTTTAAATGATGGGGATGAAGTAATTGTGCCATCTCCATATTGGGTAAGCTACCCTGAGCAGGTAAAACTTGCAGGCGGAGTGCCCATCATTATTGAAGGAACGGAAGAAAATCAGTTTAAAATAACGCCTGAACAAATCGGGCATGCAGCAAACAGCCGCACCAAAGCCGTTATCATCAATTCTCCAAGCAATCCAACGGGAATGATTTATACAGAAGAAGAGCTTAAAGCAATTGGTGATGCCTGCGAGAAACACGGCCTGCTGATTGTTTCGGATGAAATTTATGAGAAGCTGATTTATGGGGACGCAAGCCACGTATCGATAGCCCAGATTTCTCCATCATTAAAAGAACGTACCATTGTCATTAATGGTGTTTCAAAATCCCACTCGATGACAGGATGGAGAATCGGTTATGCAGCAGGTCCTAAAAAAATCATCAGCGCCATGACGAACCTGGCAAGCCACAGCACATCCAATCCTGCGTCCATGGCACAATATGGAGCCATCGAGGCGTACAGAGGTTCACAGGAGCCCGTGGAAGAGATGAGAAAAGCCTTCGAAAGCAGATTAAACGAAACATATGAACAGCTCATTAAAATACCAGGATTTACATGCATTAAACCGCAGGGAGCTTTCTACCTTTTTGCAAATGCAAGCGAGGCTGCAAAAATGACTGGCCATAATTCGGTGGATGCATTTGTTGAAGCGCTTCTTGAAGAAGAAAAGGTTGCACTTGTTCCAGGATCAGGCTTTGGCTCGCCGGAGCACGTCAGATTATCGTATGCGACTTCCCAGGACCTGCTGACGGAAGCCATTACCAGAATCAAGCGGTACACAGAGAAAAATAAAGCATAA
- a CDS encoding PepSY domain-containing protein: protein MSKKWLILLITALAGIAAGWFVFSSIQAGVNALNKGHDTAKQAVLDQGSLTSVTKVTTFNGPNTSPDGKPVSFYAVHGKDPKGKDAIALIAANRLNEKPVMAILSEGISMKEAEEIANKEHSPKKMFRTKMGILQRDGKQIPVWEVKYIDSYDRYTYDYIDFKTGKMLHIAIK, encoded by the coding sequence ATGAGTAAAAAATGGCTTATATTATTGATAACGGCTTTGGCAGGAATTGCTGCCGGCTGGTTTGTGTTTTCTTCTATTCAGGCTGGAGTGAATGCTCTTAATAAAGGGCACGATACCGCTAAACAGGCAGTCCTTGATCAAGGCAGTCTTACATCCGTTACTAAAGTAACCACATTCAATGGACCCAACACCAGTCCAGATGGAAAACCCGTATCTTTTTATGCTGTTCATGGAAAAGATCCCAAAGGAAAAGATGCCATTGCGCTTATTGCTGCAAATAGGCTGAATGAAAAACCGGTGATGGCCATTTTGTCAGAGGGGATCTCCATGAAAGAAGCAGAGGAGATCGCAAATAAAGAGCACTCTCCCAAGAAAATGTTCCGTACGAAAATGGGCATTCTCCAGAGGGACGGAAAACAGATTCCTGTCTGGGAAGTAAAATATATCGACAGCTATGACAGGTATACATATGATTATATTGATTTCAAAACAGGCAAGATGCTGCACATTGCAATCAAATAG
- a CDS encoding YpmA family protein produces MESKIEILSTVKVEHSDDLYKIVDSLNRTLKRENLMFGLALDEEDKTKAVFTIYRT; encoded by the coding sequence ATGGAAAGTAAAATTGAAATTCTCTCAACAGTTAAAGTAGAGCACTCGGATGATCTTTACAAAATCGTGGATTCTTTGAACAGGACGCTAAAAAGAGAAAATCTGATGTTTGGACTGGCACTTGACGAAGAAGATAAAACCAAAGCCGTATTCACGATATACCGTACATAA